Proteins from a single region of Streptococcus oralis:
- the pepC gene encoding aminopeptidase C yields the protein MNAIQESFTDKLFANYEANVKYQAIENAASHNGIFAALERRQSHVDNTPVFSLDLTKDKVTNQKASGRCWMFAALNTFRHKLISQYKLENFELSQAHTFFWDKYEKSNWFLEQVIATADQDLTSRKVSFLLQTPQQDGGQWDMVVALFVKYGVVPKSVYPESVSSSSSRELNAILNKLLRQDAQILRDLLASGADQATVQAKKEDLLQEIFNFLAMSLGLPPRKFDFAYRDKDDNYQSEKGITPQEFYKKYVNLPLEDYVSVINAPTADKPYGKSYTVEMLGNVVGSRAVRYINVPMERLKELAIAQMQTGETVWFGSDVGQLSNRKAGILATDVYDFESSMDIQLTQDKAGRLDYSESLMTHAMVLTGVDLDENGKSTKWKVENSWGDKVGTDGYFVASDAWMDEYTYQIVVRKELLTAEERAAYEAEPIVLAPWDPMGALAE from the coding sequence ATGAACGCGATTCAAGAATCATTTACAGATAAACTTTTTGCCAACTATGAAGCAAATGTCAAATACCAAGCGATCGAAAATGCTGCCAGCCATAACGGAATTTTTGCAGCCCTAGAACGTCGCCAAAGCCATGTAGACAATACACCTGTTTTCTCATTGGATTTGACCAAGGACAAGGTTACTAACCAGAAAGCCTCTGGTCGTTGCTGGATGTTTGCAGCTCTCAACACCTTCCGCCACAAACTCATCTCTCAATACAAACTGGAAAACTTTGAGTTGTCACAAGCCCACACTTTCTTCTGGGACAAGTACGAGAAATCCAACTGGTTCTTGGAGCAAGTGATTGCGACTGCAGACCAAGACTTGACGAGCCGCAAGGTTAGCTTCCTACTCCAAACACCTCAACAAGATGGTGGTCAATGGGATATGGTCGTTGCCCTCTTTGTGAAATATGGTGTCGTTCCCAAGTCTGTTTATCCTGAGTCAGTTTCTTCTAGCAGCAGCCGTGAGCTTAATGCAATTCTTAACAAATTGCTCCGCCAAGATGCCCAAATCTTGCGTGACTTGCTTGCTTCTGGTGCAGACCAAGCGACTGTTCAAGCTAAGAAAGAAGACCTCTTGCAAGAAATCTTTAACTTCCTTGCTATGTCACTAGGGCTTCCACCACGTAAATTTGACTTTGCTTATCGCGATAAGGATGATAACTACCAAAGTGAAAAAGGAATCACACCACAGGAATTTTACAAGAAATATGTCAATCTTCCTCTAGAAGACTATGTTTCTGTTATCAATGCTCCAACTGCTGACAAGCCTTACGGCAAATCTTACACAGTTGAGATGTTGGGAAATGTGGTTGGTAGCCGTGCAGTTCGCTACATCAACGTTCCTATGGAGCGCTTGAAAGAATTGGCGATTGCCCAAATGCAAACAGGTGAGACTGTTTGGTTTGGTTCAGATGTCGGCCAGCTTAGCAACCGCAAAGCTGGAATCCTTGCGACAGATGTTTATGACTTTGAATCAAGTATGGATATTCAACTCACTCAAGACAAGGCTGGACGTTTGGACTACAGCGAAAGCTTGATGACTCACGCCATGGTCTTGACAGGTGTGGACTTGGACGAAAATGGCAAGTCAACCAAGTGGAAGGTTGAAAACTCTTGGGGAGATAAGGTTGGTACAGATGGGTACTTTGTTGCCTCAGATGCTTGGATGGACGAATACACTTACCAAATCGTTGTCCGTAAGGAATTGCTGACAGCAGAAGAACGAGCTGCCTATGAAGCAGAACCAATCGTACTTGCACCATGGGATCCAATGGGAGCCTTGGCAGAATAA
- a CDS encoding pseudouridine synthase: MRLDKFLVACAVGSRTEVKNLLKAGRVTVNGKKEKSAKLQIDEERDEIRFDGQVLEYEEFVYYMMNKPQGVISATEDPKHRTVLDLLDDLARTKEVFPVGRLDIDTHGLLLLTNDGQLAHALLSPKRHVNKTYLAQVEGIMTQEDVETFAKGIPLKDFTCQPAKLELVSIDSEKNQSLVRATIAEGKFHQVKRMVAYCGKEVVDLQRLTMGTLALDENLERGEWRRLTKEELEELLASIA, encoded by the coding sequence ATGAGATTAGATAAATTTTTAGTTGCCTGCGCTGTAGGGAGTCGGACGGAGGTCAAAAATCTTCTGAAGGCTGGGCGGGTGACGGTAAATGGTAAAAAAGAAAAGTCAGCTAAATTGCAAATTGATGAAGAAAGAGATGAGATTCGCTTTGATGGGCAAGTGTTGGAGTATGAAGAGTTTGTCTACTACATGATGAACAAGCCCCAAGGAGTTATTTCAGCGACTGAGGATCCCAAGCACAGAACGGTTCTAGACTTGCTGGATGACTTGGCGCGGACCAAGGAAGTTTTCCCAGTAGGGCGACTGGATATCGACACGCATGGCCTTTTGCTCTTGACTAATGATGGCCAGCTTGCCCATGCTTTGCTTTCACCAAAACGTCATGTGAACAAGACCTATCTGGCACAAGTCGAGGGAATTATGACTCAAGAAGATGTGGAAACATTTGCCAAGGGAATTCCGCTCAAGGACTTTACCTGCCAACCTGCTAAACTGGAGCTTGTATCTATTGATTCAGAAAAGAATCAAAGTCTGGTTCGCGCGACCATTGCTGAAGGGAAGTTCCATCAAGTCAAGCGTATGGTGGCCTACTGTGGCAAGGAAGTGGTGGACCTGCAACGTTTGACGATGGGAACGTTAGCCTTGGATGAGAACTTAGAACGAGGAGAATGGCGTCGCCTGACCAAGGAGGAGTTAGAGGAGCTCCTTGCTAGTATTGCTTAG
- a CDS encoding GlsB/YeaQ/YmgE family stress response membrane protein, producing MIGSMFVGLLIGLLAGAITNRGERMGCFGKMFLGWIGAFLGQLLFGSWGPSLNGTAIIPAVLGAMIVLAIFWRRGS from the coding sequence ATGATTGGAAGCATGTTTGTCGGTCTTTTAATCGGACTATTAGCTGGAGCTATCACAAATCGTGGAGAACGTATGGGATGCTTTGGGAAGATGTTCCTCGGTTGGATTGGTGCCTTTTTAGGACAATTACTCTTTGGTTCTTGGGGGCCAAGTCTAAACGGTACAGCCATTATTCCAGCGGTTCTCGGTGCTATGATTGTATTAGCTATTTTCTGGAGACGAGGAAGCTAA
- a CDS encoding aminopeptidase, with translation MVLPNFKENLEKYAKLLVANGINVQPGHTLTLSIDVEQRELAHLIVKEAYALGAHEVIVQWTDDVINREKFLHAPMERLDNVPEYKIAEMNYLLENKASRLGVRSSDPGALNGVDADKLSASAKAMGLAMKPMRIATQSNKVSWTVAAAAGLEWAKKVFPNAASDEEAVDLLWDQIFKTCRVYEEDPVKAWEEHAAILKSKAEMLNKEQFSALHYTAPGTDLILGLPKNHVWESAGAINAQGEGFLPNMPTEEVFTAPDFRRADGYVTSTKPLSYNGNIIEGIKVTFKDGQIVDITAEKGDQVMKDLVFENAGARALGECALVPDPSPISQSGITFFNTLFDENASNHLAIGAAYATSVVGGAEMSEEELEAAGLNRSDVHVDFMIGSNQMDIDGIREDGTRVPLFRNGDWAN, from the coding sequence ATGGTTTTACCAAATTTTAAAGAAAATCTAGAAAAATATGCGAAATTGTTGGTTGCGAACGGAATTAATGTGCAACCTGGTCACACCTTGACTCTCTCTATCGATGTGGAGCAACGTGAGTTGGCACATTTGATCGTTAAGGAAGCTTATGCTTTGGGTGCGCATGAGGTTATCGTTCAGTGGACAGATGATGTCATCAACCGTGAGAAATTCCTCCATGCTCCGATGGAGCGTCTGGATAATGTGCCAGAATACAAGATTGCTGAGATGAATTACCTTCTTGAAAATAAAGCAAGTCGTCTCGGTGTTCGTTCTTCTGATCCAGGGGCCTTGAACGGTGTGGACGCTGACAAGCTTTCAGCTTCTGCAAAAGCTATGGGACTTGCGATGAAGCCAATGCGTATCGCAACGCAGTCCAACAAGGTTAGCTGGACTGTAGCAGCCGCTGCTGGACTTGAGTGGGCTAAGAAAGTCTTTCCAAATGCTGCAAGCGATGAAGAAGCAGTGGATCTCCTTTGGGACCAAATCTTCAAAACTTGCCGTGTCTACGAAGAAGATCCAGTTAAGGCTTGGGAAGAACATGCAGCAATCCTTAAGAGCAAGGCGGAAATGCTTAATAAAGAACAATTTTCAGCCCTTCACTACACAGCTCCAGGGACAGATTTGATACTTGGCTTGCCAAAGAACCACGTTTGGGAATCAGCTGGTGCTATCAATGCACAGGGCGAAGGATTCTTGCCAAATATGCCAACAGAAGAAGTCTTTACAGCGCCTGACTTCCGTCGTGCAGATGGCTATGTAACCTCTACAAAACCACTTAGCTACAACGGAAATATCATCGAAGGCATTAAAGTAACCTTCAAGGATGGTCAAATCGTAGACATTACTGCTGAAAAGGGTGATCAGGTCATGAAGGACCTTGTCTTTGAAAATGCGGGTGCGCGTGCCTTGGGTGAATGTGCCTTGGTACCAGATCCAAGCCCAATTTCTCAGTCAGGCATTACCTTCTTTAACACGCTTTTCGATGAGAATGCTTCAAACCACTTGGCTATCGGTGCGGCCTATGCGACCAGCGTCGTTGGTGGGGCAGAGATGAGCGAAGAAGAGCTTGAAGCTGCAGGACTGAACCGTTCAGATGTTCACGTGGATTTTATGATTGGTTCGAATCAAATGGATATCGATGGTATCCGTGAGGATGGAACACGCGTACCACTCTTCCGTAATGGAGATTGGGCAAATTAA
- a CDS encoding GmrSD restriction endonuclease domain-containing protein, whose product MVETHISLSVNRLLNEDTYAIPLYQRNFAWTYDEIEQLLNDVADAFQENRDNYYIGTLVVNKENNNFKIIDGQQRTTALNLIALALKYEFGFDRLKAINLTFPARKKSNENIQKLFTKQKISEDDENELTRGYGHAKDALKKVLEERHLNPQSFVDYLFDKVIIFRSILPEDLDLNLYFERFNSRGEQLEAHEILKAQMMAKFGADQEMAQKFARIWDACAEFDKPVIKTFQIRSRPNNTDEEGEKIFGKEFTNFKLESVFEKIRVKKIEQRSLLDAITQTKYESSSLVNNGADISNCTTVIDFPTFLLQVFFIMEGNDETTFDDKKLLKIFEIERRDREWVQQFGQLLLTMKHIFDTLIVKNVQLENETEWQIKRAQYETYKRNENGGWKYVRISFQNNLNKNIILLQSMFAVTFTANRDSRWLYEILQFLFNHIEELNQTEFASQFKDSLEKMAVRYAEERLFTEDKSIKKYGAIPVYAFNFVDYVLWKNREELKKDYDIEFKDFKFAYRRSVEHWFPQHPNSDERVEKIDDKFLHSFGNLCIITDSQNSKFGNLVPSAKYKQWEGIFNRQSLKLQMMADVTVKNDKWSVREIQSMEKEVERYVHDFCFS is encoded by the coding sequence ATGGTAGAAACACATATAAGCTTATCAGTTAATCGTTTGTTAAATGAAGATACCTATGCCATTCCTCTTTATCAGAGAAATTTTGCCTGGACTTATGATGAAATTGAGCAGTTATTGAACGATGTAGCAGATGCTTTTCAAGAAAATAGGGATAATTATTATATTGGAACATTAGTCGTTAATAAAGAGAATAACAATTTCAAAATCATAGATGGGCAACAACGGACAACAGCCCTTAATTTGATTGCCTTAGCTTTGAAGTATGAGTTTGGTTTTGATAGATTGAAAGCTATCAACCTTACCTTCCCAGCTAGGAAGAAATCAAATGAGAACATTCAAAAACTATTTACTAAGCAAAAAATCTCTGAGGACGATGAAAATGAATTAACTAGAGGTTACGGACATGCTAAAGACGCATTGAAAAAAGTGCTAGAGGAGCGCCACCTTAATCCTCAATCTTTCGTTGATTATCTTTTTGATAAAGTTATTATTTTTCGGAGTATACTTCCTGAAGATTTAGACTTAAATCTTTATTTCGAACGTTTCAACTCTCGTGGAGAACAACTAGAGGCTCATGAGATTCTTAAGGCGCAAATGATGGCCAAGTTTGGTGCAGATCAAGAAATGGCACAAAAATTTGCAAGGATTTGGGATGCCTGTGCAGAGTTTGATAAGCCGGTAATAAAAACTTTTCAAATCCGAAGTAGACCAAACAATACTGATGAAGAGGGGGAGAAAATTTTTGGTAAAGAATTTACTAACTTCAAATTGGAAAGTGTATTTGAGAAAATAAGAGTAAAAAAAATTGAGCAACGAAGTTTACTAGATGCAATTACTCAGACAAAATATGAAAGTAGTAGCTTAGTAAATAATGGAGCAGATATTTCAAATTGCACGACTGTAATTGATTTTCCAACATTTTTACTTCAAGTTTTTTTCATCATGGAAGGAAATGACGAAACTACATTTGATGATAAAAAATTATTGAAAATTTTTGAAATTGAACGACGAGATAGAGAATGGGTCCAACAATTTGGGCAACTACTTCTGACTATGAAGCATATATTTGATACGCTTATCGTAAAAAATGTCCAATTAGAAAATGAAACTGAATGGCAAATCAAGCGCGCTCAGTATGAGACATATAAACGAAATGAAAATGGAGGATGGAAATATGTTCGAATTAGTTTTCAAAATAATTTAAACAAAAACATCATTCTTCTCCAATCCATGTTTGCTGTGACCTTTACTGCTAATCGTGATAGTCGTTGGTTATATGAAATCTTGCAATTCCTCTTTAACCATATTGAAGAGTTAAATCAAACAGAATTTGCTAGTCAGTTTAAGGATTCTCTTGAAAAAATGGCAGTGAGATATGCTGAGGAAAGATTGTTTACCGAAGATAAAAGTATCAAAAAATATGGGGCAATTCCTGTTTATGCTTTTAACTTTGTAGATTATGTTTTATGGAAAAATCGTGAAGAATTGAAGAAAGATTACGATATTGAGTTTAAAGATTTTAAATTTGCTTATCGTCGCTCCGTAGAACATTGGTTTCCACAACATCCAAATAGTGATGAAAGAGTTGAAAAGATTGATGATAAATTTTTGCACTCTTTTGGAAATCTTTGTATCATTACAGATAGTCAAAATTCGAAGTTTGGAAATTTAGTTCCAAGTGCAAAGTATAAACAGTGGGAAGGAATTTTCAATCGCCAGAGTTTAAAATTACAGATGATGGCAGACGTAACAGTAAAAAATGATAAATGGAGTGTTCGTGAGATTCAATCTATGGAAAAAGAAGTGGAAAGATATGTACACGACTTTTGTTTTAGTTAA
- a CDS encoding DUF262 domain-containing protein, translating to MSIQFTSKKVEELLKEEDLRIPSYQRPYKWNRKHIRNLFYDLRDAMGKKEYQIGSVILHENDGHLDIVDGQQRLISISLFLHLLDDLENYKGANQLLSAEFGEISCYHASENYNEWENLIQLVGENQAKDICNFLLGNCSVSVITMPQERLSEAFQLFDSQNNRGKSLEPHDLLKAYHLRKQDSEDERIVEKWEQFVEDKELSLKELFDKHLFRMRRWSRGETGLTNKRYGSYLRFTEDFIDDFKGVDLNQNFPYLELYRHIEKLPMSITMPIIDGSKFFEYIESSHETIKVHKNFLNKKFGVSNELEEEEQNLAYPEGMINIYNSSKGRYLKCHNIFLNICSLFADRFGKDELSKEIVETLFIWSYYPRVKSKAIYDATVGNYVAGGRFRQKEVQKLFQLLSHAVTPNDFMIKIDRELFENYTVDKIIEVEKDKW from the coding sequence ATGAGTATTCAATTTACTTCTAAAAAGGTTGAAGAACTATTGAAAGAAGAGGATTTGCGGATTCCTTCTTATCAAAGACCTTATAAGTGGAACAGAAAGCATATCCGTAATCTTTTTTATGATTTACGAGATGCTATGGGGAAAAAGGAATATCAGATTGGCTCCGTTATCTTGCATGAGAATGATGGACACTTAGATATTGTCGATGGACAGCAACGGCTAATTTCAATTTCCTTGTTTCTTCATTTATTAGATGATTTAGAGAATTATAAGGGTGCTAATCAACTGTTGAGTGCTGAATTTGGAGAGATATCTTGCTATCATGCGAGTGAAAATTATAATGAGTGGGAAAATTTGATTCAATTGGTTGGCGAAAACCAGGCAAAAGATATTTGCAACTTTTTATTGGGAAACTGTTCTGTCTCCGTGATTACTATGCCACAGGAACGATTATCAGAGGCCTTTCAGTTATTTGATTCTCAGAATAATCGTGGAAAATCTTTAGAACCTCATGATTTGCTCAAGGCCTATCATCTTCGCAAGCAAGATTCCGAAGATGAAAGGATTGTTGAAAAGTGGGAGCAATTTGTAGAGGATAAAGAGTTAAGTCTCAAAGAGTTGTTTGATAAACATCTTTTTCGTATGAGACGTTGGTCGCGAGGAGAGACAGGATTAACAAACAAGCGTTATGGCTCTTATCTCCGTTTTACAGAGGATTTTATTGACGACTTTAAAGGCGTTGATTTGAATCAGAACTTTCCATACCTAGAATTGTATCGTCATATTGAAAAACTCCCTATGTCAATTACTATGCCAATAATTGATGGAAGTAAATTTTTTGAGTATATTGAATCTTCTCATGAAACTATTAAAGTTCATAAAAATTTTTTAAATAAAAAGTTTGGAGTCTCTAATGAGTTAGAGGAAGAAGAACAAAATTTAGCTTACCCAGAAGGTATGATAAACATTTACAATAGCTCAAAGGGTCGCTATCTCAAGTGTCACAATATATTCCTAAATATTTGCTCGCTTTTCGCAGATAGATTTGGGAAAGATGAGCTATCAAAAGAGATAGTAGAGACCTTGTTTATTTGGTCTTATTACCCTCGAGTTAAGTCTAAAGCCATATATGATGCAACTGTTGGAAACTATGTTGCTGGTGGAAGGTTTAGACAAAAAGAGGTTCAAAAGCTATTTCAACTTTTATCTCATGCTGTCACTCCAAATGATTTCATGATCAAGATAGATAGAGAGTTATTTGAAAATTATACTGTGGACAAGATTATAGAAGTGGAAAAAGATAAATGGTAG
- a CDS encoding helix-turn-helix transcriptional regulator → MNDQERLLTIFLRLQFGTPLGKKQLAQEFEVSEKTIQRDFSLLRDILSSHPDFNGDLLYSRKTNKYSLSSKSVFNKKDILVISKILLENRALNRPEIDSLLKNLLILIPRDDQKEIEQIIGSEKLNYAPLTDQQDRIEKIWNLSESILREQVLDIIYQKPYSESSKKQTVLPVSLYYDSHYFYLVVYQLKHATYITLRVDRIQSWSLSGIEKPSISYRDKFRDGDIRNERVDAFIGKKISIEIGYLYDPTIVMDQFPNAKIVGKNGAWTHFKFKSQYTPGLKRWLLGQGEAVTVLSPRILVEDMKQTVQEMIDKYR, encoded by the coding sequence ATGAATGATCAAGAGAGATTACTAACAATCTTTTTACGCTTACAGTTTGGGACTCCGTTAGGAAAAAAGCAATTAGCCCAGGAATTTGAGGTTAGTGAAAAGACGATACAGAGAGATTTTTCGCTCCTTCGTGATATTTTATCCAGTCATCCCGATTTTAATGGAGACCTGCTTTATAGTCGTAAAACGAATAAGTATAGCCTATCAAGTAAGTCAGTTTTTAATAAAAAGGATATACTTGTTATTTCAAAGATTTTATTGGAAAATCGAGCATTGAATCGGCCAGAAATTGATAGCTTACTAAAAAATTTACTGATTTTAATTCCTCGTGATGACCAGAAAGAAATTGAGCAAATCATTGGTAGTGAAAAGCTTAATTATGCTCCCTTAACGGATCAGCAAGATAGAATAGAGAAAATTTGGAATTTATCGGAGTCTATTCTACGTGAACAGGTCTTAGACATTATCTATCAAAAACCTTATTCGGAGTCTTCTAAGAAGCAGACGGTTTTGCCTGTATCTCTTTACTATGATAGTCATTATTTTTATCTGGTTGTTTATCAGTTAAAACACGCTACTTATATTACTTTAAGAGTAGACCGTATCCAATCATGGTCTCTTAGTGGTATAGAGAAACCCTCTATTTCTTATCGAGATAAATTTAGAGATGGTGATATTCGTAATGAGAGAGTTGATGCTTTTATCGGGAAGAAAATCAGTATTGAGATTGGGTATTTGTATGATCCTACTATTGTGATGGATCAATTTCCAAATGCAAAAATAGTTGGGAAAAATGGTGCCTGGACTCATTTTAAGTTTAAAAGTCAGTATACACCGGGTCTTAAACGCTGGTTACTGGGACAAGGGGAAGCAGTTACTGTTTTGTCTCCTCGGATTTTAGTAGAAGATATGAAGCAAACTGTTCAAGAAATGATAGATAAATATAGATGA
- a CDS encoding DnaA ATPase domain-containing protein has translation MMNNTGLDNKYQFENFIEKDGNALAKKEALEVVKNLGLKYNPLYIYGQSGSGKTHLLQAIGNKVLENNPEKRVKYISAKDLLENELEIQKVRSEKFDLLIVDDIQILGEKDDMIQEKFFNLFNSQHDMNKQMVFSGDSEPDQLENLNFHLIVRFKWGMTACLTSLED, from the coding sequence ATGATGAACAATACAGGATTAGATAACAAATATCAATTTGAAAATTTTATAGAAAAAGACGGTAATGCTTTAGCAAAAAAAGAAGCTTTAGAAGTAGTAAAGAACTTAGGATTAAAATACAATCCCCTTTATATTTATGGGCAATCAGGTTCAGGAAAAACACATCTCCTGCAAGCAATTGGAAATAAGGTTCTTGAGAACAATCCAGAAAAGCGAGTAAAATATATTTCTGCTAAAGATTTGTTAGAAAATGAGCTAGAAATACAAAAAGTTAGAAGTGAGAAGTTTGATCTCCTAATAGTAGATGATATTCAGATATTGGGAGAAAAGGATGATATGATTCAAGAAAAATTTTTTAATCTTTTTAATTCTCAACATGATATGAATAAACAAATGGTTTTCTCTGGTGACTCTGAACCAGATCAATTGGAAAATCTAAATTTTCATTTGATTGTGCGTTTTAAGTGGGGAATGACAGCTTGTCTAACATCGCTTGAAGATTAA